From the genome of Vulpes lagopus strain Blue_001 chromosome 2, ASM1834538v1, whole genome shotgun sequence, one region includes:
- the LOC121484811 gene encoding selenide, water dikinase 1-like: protein MSTRESFNPESHELDKSFQLTRFTELKGTGCKVPQDVLQKLLESLQENHFQEDEQFLGAVMPRLGIGMDTCVIPLRHGGLSLVQTTDYIYPIVDDPYMMGRIACANVLSDLYAMGVTECDNMLMLLGISNKMTDRERDKVMPLIIQGFKDAAEEAGTSVTGGQTVLNPWIVLGGVATTVCQPNEFILPDNAVPGDVLVLTKPLGTQVAVAVHQWLDIPEKWNRIKLVVTQEDVELAYQEAMMNMARLNRTAAGLMPTFNAHAATDITGFGIWGHAQNLAKQQRNEVSFVIHNLPVLAEMAAVSKACGNMFGLMHGTCPETSGGLLICLPREQAARFCAEIKSPKYGEGHQAWIIGIVEKGNRTARIIDQPRIIEVAPQVATQNLNPTPGATS, encoded by the coding sequence ATGTCTACGCGGGAGTCCTTTAACCCGGAAAGTCATGAATTGGACAAGAGCTTCCAGCTAACCAGATTCACTGAACTGAAGGGCACCGGCTGCAAAGTGCCCCAAGATGTCCTGCAGAAATTGCTGGAATCCTTACAAGAGAATCACTTCCAAGAAGATGAGCAGTTTCTGGGAGCAGTTATGCCAAGGCTTGGCATTGGAATGGATACTTGCGTCATTCCTTTGAGGCATGGCGGTCTTTCTTTGGTTCAAACCACGGATTACATTTACCCCATCGTTGATGACCCTTACATGATGGGCAGGATAGCATGTGCCAACGTCCTCAGTGACCTCTACGCCATGGGGGTCACGGAATGTGACAATATGCTGATGCTCCTTGGGATCAGTAATAAAATGACTGACAGGGAGAGGGATAAAGTGATGCCCCTAATTATACAGGGTTTTAAAGATGCAGCAGAAGAGGCGGGAACGTCTGTGACTGGTGGCCAAACGGTGTTAAACCCCTGGATTGTTCTAGGAGGCGTGGCTACTACTGTCTGCCAGCCCAATGAATTCATCTTGCCAGATAACGCAGTCCCGGGGGATGTGCTGGTGCTGACGAAGCCCCTGGGGACGCAGGTGGCTGTGGCTGTGCACCAGTGGCTGGACATTCCTGAAAAATGGAATAGGATCAAGCTAGTGGTTACCCAAGAAGATGTAGAGTTGGCATACCAGGAGGCGATGATGAACATGGCCAGGCTCAACAGAACAGCTGCGGGACTCATGCCCACGTTCAATGCCCACGCCGCCACCGACATCACAGGCTTTGGGATTTGGGGGCACGCGCAGAACCTAGCCAAGCAGCAGAGGAACGAGGTGTCCTTCGTGATTCACAACCTTCCTGTGCTGGCCGAGATGGCTGCTGTGAGCAAGGCCTGTGGAAACATGTTTGGCCTCATGCATGGGACCTGCCCAGAGACATCAGGAGGCCTCCTCATCTGTTTACCGCGAGAGCAAGCCGCCCGGTTCTGTGCAGAGATCAAGTCTCCCAAATATGGGGAGGGCCACCAGGCATGGATTATTGGGATCGTGGAGAAAGGCAACCGCACTGCCAGAATCATAGACCAGCCCCGGATCATCGAAGTTGCACCGCAGGTGGCCACTCAGAACCTGAACCCCACCCCGGGTGCCACCTCTTAA